AGATTATTGACCAAAGCGAACTTAAAATAATCAATGAAGATGGCGGTCAGGTTCGCGAAGAGCAGGAGTTTATAATTACTGCATTTGATTCCGGCTATTATGTGATTCCACCCGCAGTATTTTCCTGGAAAAAAGAAACCGACACAAGTTGGAGAAAAGAAGACAGTGAAGCCTTGCTATTAAGTGTTTATACTGTGGATACAGATGCTGAAAGCGGGCCAAAGGCATTGAAAGACCCTTTGGATATGCCCTTCAAAATTGCTGAAATAAAATATCAACTGATGATTGCTGCATTGGTACTTTTGCTTTTAATAGCGGCATACATCTGGTGGAAAAAACGACCTAAAAAAGAACCCGTAGTACCTGAGCCTGAACCCGAACCGGAAATTCCACCCTACCAGAAAGCCATGCAAAGAATGAAATTGCTGGAAGAAAAGAAATTGTGGCAATCGGGCGAGATCAAGGCCTTTTACTCTGAGCTTTCAGAAATATTAAGAGGCTACATGGAGGAACGCTATGATTTCCCTGCACTTGAAAGTACTACTGATGAAATAACCGAACGACTTTACCGCAAAGACATTGATCGCCAACTTAAGATCAGCGTGAAAGAATTTCTTGTACTTTCTGACTTGGTAAAATTTGCTAAATCAATGCC
This region of Chitinophagales bacterium genomic DNA includes:
- a CDS encoding BatD family protein; its protein translation is MKDLFRYNILWACGLLLFIGGMLSPLEAMAQLRLKAELERDSILIGEQIRLKYTALRSDKEEIEWPAFVKKIKTADGSEIEIIDQSELKIINEDGGQVREEQEFIITAFDSGYYVIPPAVFSWKKETDTSWRKEDSEALLLSVYTVDTDAESGPKALKDPLDMPFKIAEIKYQLMIAALVLLLLIAAYIWWKKRPKKEPVVPEPEPEPEIPPYQKAMQRMKLLEEKKLWQSGEIKAFYSELSEILRGYMEERYDFPALESTTDEITERLYRKDIDRQLKISVKEFLVLSDLVKFAKSMPQEDEHRQSFKVVLEFLRSTKPQEKEDNNA